The genomic stretch gggggtttggcagagggggagagaggggggtttggcagagggggagagaggggggtttggcagagggggagagaggggggtttggcagagggggagagaggggggtttggcagagggggagagagggggggtttggcagagggggagagaggggggtttggcagagggggagagaggggggtttggcagagggggagagaggggggtttggcagagggggagagaggggggtttggcagagggggagagaggggggtttggcagagggggagagaggggggtttggcagagggggagagaggggggtttggcagagggggagagaggggggtttggcagagggggagagaggggggtttggcagaggggggagagaggggggtttggcagagggggagagaggggggtttggcagagggggagagaggggggtttggcagagggggagagagggggggtttggcagagggggagagaggggggtttggcagagggggagagaggggggtttggcagagggggagagaggggggtttggcagagggggagagaggggggtttggcagagggggagagaggggggtttggcagagggggagagaggggggtttggcagagggggagagaggggggtttggcagagggggagagaggggggtttggcagagggggagagaggggggtttggcagagggggagagaggggggtttggcagagggggagagaggggggtttggcagagggggagagaggggggtttggcagagggggagagagggggggtttggcagagggggagagaggggggtttggcagagggggagagaggggggtttggcagagggggagagaggggggtttggcagagggggagagaggggggtttggcagagggggagagaggggggtttggcagagggggagagaggggggtttggcagagggggagggaggggggtttggcagagggggagggaggggggtttggcagagggggagggaggggggtttggcagagggggagggaggggggttgcagagggggagggaggggggtttggcagagggggagggaggggggtttggcagagggggagggaggggggtttggcagagggggagggaggggggggtttggcagaggggggaggggagggaggggggtttggcagagggggagggagggggggtttggcagagggggagggaggggggtttggcagagggggagggaggggggtttggcagagggggagggaggggggtttggcagagggggaggaggggggtttggcagagggggagggaggggggtttggcagagggggagggaggggggtttggcagagggggagggaggggggtttggcagagggggagggaggggggtttggcagagggggagggaggggggtttggcagagggggagggaggggggtttggcagagggggagggaggggggtttggcagagggggagggagggggggtttggcagagggggagggaggggggtttggcagagggggagggaggggggtttggcagagggggagggagggggggtttggcagagggggagggaggggggtttggcagagggggagggaggggggtttggcagagggggagggaggggggtttggcagaggggggagggaggggggtttggcagagggggagggagggggggtttggcagagggggagggaggggggtttggcagagggggagggaggggggtttggcagagggggagggaggggggtttggcagagggggagggaggggggtttggcagagggggagggagggggtttggcagagggggagggaggggggtttggcagagggggagggaggggggtttggcagagggggagggaggggggtttggcagagggggagggaggggggtttggcagagggggagggaggggggtttggcagagggggagggaggggggtttggcagagggggagggagggggggtttggcagagggggagggaggggggtttggcagagggggagggaggggggtttggcagagggggagggaggggggtttggcagagggggagggaggggggtttggcagagggggagggagggggggtttggcagagggggagggagggggtttggcagaggggggagggagggggggtttggcagagggggagggaggggggtttggcagagggggagggagggggggtttggcagagggggagggaggggggtttggcagagggggagggaggggggtttggcagagggggagggagggggtttggcagagggggagggaggggggtttggcagagggggagggagggggggtttggcagagggggagggaggggggtttggcagagggggagggaggggggtttggcagagggggagggaggggggtttggcagagggggagggaggggggtttggcagagggggagggaggggggtttggcagaggggggagggaggggggtttggcagaggggagggaggggggtttggcagagggggagggagggggtttggcagagggggagggaggggggtttggcagagggggagggaggggggtttggcagaggggggagggagggggggtttggcagaggggggagggaggggggtttggcagagggggagggaggggggtttggcagagggggagggaggggggtttggcagagggggagggaggggggtttggcagagggggagggaggggggtttggcagagggggagggaggggggtttggcagagggggagggtggggggtttggcagagggggagggaggggggtttggcagagggggagggtggggggtttggcagaggggagggtgggggtttggcagaggggggagggtggggggtttggcagagggggagggtggggggtttggcagagggggagggtggggggtttggcagagggggagggtggggggtttggcagagggggagggtggggggtttggcagagggggagggtggggggtttggcagagggggagggtggggggtttggcagagggggagggtggggggtttggcagagggggagggtggggggtttggcagagggggagggtggggggtttggcagagggggagggtggggggtttggcagagggggagggtggggggtttggcagagggggagggtggggggtttggcagagggggagggtggggggtttggcagagggggagggtggggggtttggcagagggggagggtggggggtttggcagagggggagggtggggggtttggcagagggggagggtggggggtttggcagagggggagggtggggggtttggcagagggggagggtggggggtttggcagagggggagggtggggggtttggcagagggggagggtggggggtttggcagagggggagggtggggggtttggcagagggggagggtggggggtttggcagagggggagggtggggggtttggcagagggggagggtggggggtttggcagagggggagggtggggggtttggcagagggggagggtggggggtttggcagagggggagggtggggggtttgcagagggggagggtggggggtttggcagagggggagggtggggggtttggcagagggggagggtggggggtttggcagagggggagggtggggggtttggcagagggggagggtggggggtttggcagagggggagggtggggggtttggcagagggggagggtggggggtttggcagagggggagggtggggggtttggcagagggggagggtggggggtttggcagagggggagggtggggggtttggcagaggggagggtggggggtttggcagagggggagggtggggggtttggcagagggggagggtggggggtttggcagagggggagggtggggggtttggcagagggggagggtggggggtttggcagagggggagggtggggggtttggcagagggggagggtggggggtttggcagagggggagggtggggggtttggcagagggggagggtggggggttggcagagggggagggtgggggtttggcagagggggagggtggggggtttggcagagggggagggtggggggtttggcagagggggagggtggggggtttggcagagggggagggtggggggtttggcagagggggagggtggggggtttggcagagggggagggtggggggtttggcagaggggggagggtggggggtttggcagagggggagggtggggggtttggcagagggggagggtggggggtttggcagagggggagggtggggggtttggcagagggggagggtggggggtttggcagagggggagggtggggggtttggcagagggggagggtggggggtttggcagagggggagggtggggggtttggcagagggggagggtggggggtttggcagagggggagggtggggggtttggcagagggggagggtggggggtttggcagagggggagggtggggggtttggcagagggggagggtggggggtttggcagagggggagggtggggggtttggcagagggggagggtggggggtttggcagaggggggagggtgggggggtttggcagagggggagggtggggggtttggcagagggggagggtggggggtttggcagagggggagggtggggggtttggcagagggggagggtggggggtttggcagagggggagggtggggggtttggcagagggggagggtggggggtttggcagagggggagggtggggggtttggcagagggggagggtggggggtttggcagagggggagggtggggggtttggcagagggggagggtgggggtttggcagagggggagggtggggggtttggcagagggggagggtggggggtttggcagagggggagggtggggggtttggcagagggggagggtggggggtttggcagagggggagggtggggggtttggcagagggggagggtggggggtttggcagagggggagggtgggggggtttggcagagggggagggtggggggtttggcagagggggagggtggggggtttggcagagggggagggtggggggtttggcagagggggagggtggggggtttggcagagggggagggtggggggtttggcagagggggagggtggggggtttggcagagggggagggtggggggtttggcagagggggagggtggggggtttggcagagggggagggtggggggtttggcagagggggagggtggggggtttggcagagggggagggtggggggtttggcagagggggagggtggggggtttggcagaggggggagggtggggggtttggcagagggggagggtggggggtttggcagagggggagggtggggggtttggcagagggggagggtggggggtttggcagagggggagggtggggggtttggcagagggggagggtggggggtttggcagagggggagggtggggggtttggcagagggggagggtggggggtttggcagagggggagggtggggggtttggcagagggggagggtggggggtttggcagagggggagggtggggggtttggcagagggggagggtggggggtttggcagagggggagggtggggggtttggcagagggggagggtggggggtttggcagagggggagggtgggggtttggcagagggggagggtggggggtttggcagagggggagggtggggggtttggcagagggggagggtggggggtttggcagaggggagggtggggggtttggcagagggggagggtggggggtttggcagagggggagggtggggggtttggcagagggggagggtgggggtttggcagagggggagggtggggggtttggcagagggggagggtggggggtttggcagagggggagggtggggggtttggcagagggggagggtggggggtttggcagagggggagggtggggggtttggcagagggggagggtggggggtttggcagagggggagggtggggggtttggcagagggggagggtggggggtttggcagagggggagggtggggggtttggcagagggggagggtggggggtttggcagagggggagggtggggggtttggcagagggggagggtggggggtttggcagagggggagggtggggggtttggcagagggggagggtggggggtttggcagagggggagggtggggggtttggcagagggggagggtggggggtttggcagaggggagggtggggggtttggcagagggggagggtggggggtttggcagagggggagggtggggggtttggcagagggggagggtggggggtttggcagaggggagggtggggggtttggcagagggggagggtggggggtttggcagagggggagggtggggggtttggcagagggggagggtggggggtttggcagagggggagggtggggggtttggcagagggggagggtggggggtttggcagagggggagggtggggggtttggcagagggggagggtggggggtttggcagagggggagggtggggggtttggcagagggggagggtggggggtttggcagagggggagggtggggggtttggcagagggggagggtggggggtttggcagagggggagggtggggggtttggcagagggggagggtgggtgagggtggggggtttggcagagggggagggtggggggtttggcagagggggagggtggggggtttggcagagggggagggtggggggtttggcagagggggagggtggggggtttggcagagggggagggtggggggtttggcagagggggagggtggggggtttggcagaggggagggtgggggtttggcagagggggagggtggggggtttggcagagggggagggtggggggtttggcagagggggagggtggggggtttggcagagggggagggtgggggtttggcagagggggagggtggggggtttggcagagggggagggtggggggtttggcagagggggttgtcgggggggtttggcagagggggttgtcggggagggtggggagagggagagggagagggagggttggcaggggagagagtgggggggagagggggttgtcggggagagagtgggggggagagagggggttgtcggggagagagtggggggagagagggggttgtcggggagagagtgggggggagagagggggttgtcggggagagagtgggggggagagagggggttgtcggggagagagtgggggagagagagggggttgtcggggagagagtgggggagagagagggggttgtcggggagagagtgggggagagagagggggttgtcggggagagagtgggggagagagagggggttgtcggggagagagtgggggagagagagggggttgtcggggagagagtgggggagagagagggggttgtcggggagagagtgggggagagagagggggttgtcggggagagagtgggggagagagagggggttgtcggggagagagtgggggagagagagggggttgtcggggagagagtgggggagagagagggggttgtcggggagagagtggggggagagagagggggttgtcggggagagagtgggggagagagagggggttgtcgggagagagtgggggagagagagggggttgtcggggagagagtgggggagagagagggggttgtcggggagagagtgggggagagagagggggttgtcggggagagagtgggggagagagagggggttgtcggggagagagtgggggagagagagggggttgtcggggagagagtgggggagagagagggggttgtcggggagagagtgggggagagagagggggttgtcggggagagagtgggggagagagagggggttgtcggggagagagtgggggagagagagggggttgtcggggagagagtgggggagagagagggggttgtcggggagagagtgggggagagagagggggttgtcggggagagagtgggggagagagagggggttgtcggggagagagtgggggagagagagggggttgtcggggagagagtgggggagagagagggtttgtcagggagagtgggggagggagtgggggagagagggagggttgaCTGAGTGGGAGGGACGGGAGTGGCAGAGTGGGCGTAtgggtgggagggaggtgggATTGTGGTGAGAGGGAGGAAGTGGGCGGCAACTCCATTAAAGGTGCAAACCCTGAGTGATTAGTCATCGTCTATAGTAGCAATGGAATGGTTAGAATAAACCCAATGAGTCTGACGGGTGGAGGGTGGGCTCTGCATTGATCGTGACTTTTTAAACAGCATTCACTTCTTTTCTCTCGTTGACCAATTGACCtcctacttccccccccccccccccaacttggcCCTTAGGCTGAGTAGGACTGTGGCAATATCCTCCAGCAAACGCAATGGGTAAGGAGAAGATCCACATCAACATTGTCGTGATTGGACACGTAGATTCTGGCAAGTCCACCACCACTGGACACTTGATCTACAAATGTGGCGGCATCGACAAGCGAACCATCGAGAAGTTTGAGAAGGAAGCTGCCGAGGTGAGAAAACAAGGAAGATCAACTTTCCATGGTTGTTACTGATGTGCCTCTGGAAGGTTGGCTTGTACAGTTCTGTAATTAAAGACCCGATGAGCATGACTGAATGTTGTAAATGCCATGTAGGATACTTAACAAACTGTATCGTAATGaaacttgtcttttttttaacCCTCCCGCTTCAGTTGTATTCATCACTGCAACTAGACACGAAGTTACTGTTCTGTTTTTGTGGACCCAAGCTCTTGAAAAATGAGAATGAAACTACCAAAGTGAATGGTAGGCTAAATTCTGAAGAGCATTCAAGATGTTGCATCTATGCTGTAGATTCAGCAGGATTTGCGCTTAACTATCTCCCTTTCTCCACTCATTCCTACTAAGCTTTATTAAACAGCAAGCAGTTAATGTGGCTCAGATTTTTCTGGCTTTTGGGTGGGAAGAAAATAATCCTTTGAGTACAACAAAGCTTTTATCCTATGACCTGCAAAATAGGTATCGTTTGATGATCAAAATTAATTTCCTTTTGTTGTAAAAGTCATAACTAGAATGAGAAGTGTATCCATACCCATGTTAAATTTGGGCTTAGAAATGCTAGAgtgctcaaagggttaaattgcTTATTGGTTTTGCATGGTTGGAGCATTGAATTACCAGGATCCCTACATCAGCATGTTACTATGGTTGTCCTGTTTGTGCATTTGCTTTCTCTAGAGAAGTGTCTGAATAGAATATCGTGGAGTAGGTTGTACTTCAAGGGTAGTAATTGGGTTAAACTTTGACTGACATTGTAGTAGTGTGGCCTTCAAATTATTTAgacttttatattaaaaaaattgcaTTGTTGCTAAGCAAATTTGAGAATTAGGGCAGCTGCACTGTTTTGAACAGTAGGAAAACTATGAAAGCATATTATTGCTAGCCTTATTTAAAAATGGTGTTACTTAATGATTATGCATGGCTGGGCTTTTTAATGGTATACATAGCACCTTCAAACTGGTCCCTGAAACATTTATGCTGTCTCAGGTTAGGTACAATAGTAGGTATTGTTATGTGCTGACTGCTGCCAAGGAAATAGCCTGGGTACTGCAGCTGCTTTGAAAATAATAACcagcaaagttaaaaaaaatcaacatgaCTGGCAATTTTAATATGATCATAAAATTGCATTATTAGTACTTTTTCACAGGAGTCACCGATCCTGTGATTTTCATTCTCTTCAGTTATAACTTGCGTCCTTGAGGCTGATCTGGAATAAAGAATTTAAAAGTACACTTCAAATGCTTGAGGTGCATTTATAATTTGGATCCTCTCAGAATTTCAGTGTTCAACTCATGTACATGATATTCAATATAAATTGCAAAGCCTCACCTAAACACTGCAAATGGCATACGCACAGCTCTATAAACAACTGATAGCTAGGCTTTACAAGCTGAATGCATCCATTTGCAGTACTCACCAGGAGCTTTGTAACTCATTAAAAGTACTTGTATATGGCTTGAATGTGAAAATTGAGTCACTCTAAATTATAAATGCAGGTTTAATTTACTTCACATCTGAATCAATTAGTGCACTTCTTGtgaaagaaggaagccattttaGATCACCCAGGCAGCAAAGCAAAACTGGCATCTACAATGGAAATGCATTTGGCATAGTTGCAGTTCTTGGCTCCTGCTGTCATTCTCCTCTTGCCTAACCTCCCCCATGCCCAAAAACCAAATTCCTTGGGACACCAATACATCTGCTGAACTTGGTTCCCGGAGTACCTTCTTGCCAAAATTCACAAGGGACAAATGAACCAAACCAAGAGAAAGGACACGCTATTTCCAGTAACCCTGCCCATCGAGCCCCAGATACAACAACCCGTGCAACTCCCAGATGGCAGCTAGACCAAATGCAAAATCCTCAGCATGAGCATTGGTACCAATGATTACATCCCCATGATTGgttcctgatttttatttaaaaaattgtgACCACCATTGCCAATTATTACTGACTACACATTGTATAACAGCTTATGCCAGTAAAGGATATCTTTCCTACCTggtgagcgagagcgagagcgagagagagagagagagagagagagaggaagaaagataaATAGGAACAAATCTTAACCTGTATTTCCCAGCAGCTAGAAGTGTCATTGGAGACCTGTGAAGAGGTAATGTGTACACACAACCTCCTCACTAATCTACTCTTGTATTCTGCAGAAAGGGAACGGGAAAGGAAGGTGTTTTAGTGTGAGTCACCAATGCAAAAATGCTTGGCTTTGTGGTCTGATGAGTCTGTTTGAGAAAACAACTATTTGTTGTGGCTTCAGCACATGAAATATTGTGACCAGTGCTGATGTAGAAATCTACTATTAAaatactggaatgcactgcctgaaagggtggtggaaacggattcagtcgtggctttcaaaaaataattggataaatacttgaagggaaaaaatttgcagggctacggggaaagagcgggggaatgggactaattggattgctaacaaggagccagtgtaggcacgatgggccgaatggcctcccgtgCTGTCACCATTCTATTAAGCGTTTAACGTGCAGCATTGATTGATCTGCACAAATAAGGCTTGCTTTACAATGTTGACTTCAAAACATGTTTTCTTTTTAACAGAACTCATAAGTATGCTGGAATTATGTCCCCATATAGTTTCAGCATTCTGTATTAGCTTGTAGTAACTATATGTTTAGTATTGCACAATTAATTGCATTTTATTCTTGTAGATGGGCAAGGGTTCCTTCAAGTACGCCTGGGTGTTGGACAAGTTGAAGGCTGAACGTGAACGTGGTATTACTATTGACATTTCTCTCTGGAAATTTGAAACCAGCAAGTATTACATTACCATTATTGATGCCCCTGGACACAGGGATTTCATTAAGAACATGATTACAGGTACTTCTCAGGTAGGTACAGGTGAAGTCAGAGTTGCCGAAGTAACATTTTGGAAAAACATGGCAATAAGTGAATAAATGAATCTTAACCTGTATTTGTAGGCTGACTGTGCTGTACTGATAGTTGCTGCTGGTGTCGGTGAGTTCGAAGCTGGCATATCTAAGAACGGCCAGACTCGGGAGCATGCCCTGCTGGCCTACACTCTGGGTGTGAAGCAGCTAATCGTTGGAGTGAATAAGATGGACTCCACTGAACCACCATATAGCCAAAAGAGATATGAAGAGATCGTCAAGGAAGTTAGTACTTACATCAAGAAAATTGGTTACAATCCAGACACTGTGGGATTCGTACCAATCTCTGGCTGGCATGGTGATAACATGCTGGAGGCTAGTGCTAATGTAAGTAACTTCGGGGTCTGTCGGGTTTTCTGTACTTTGTTTATTGGTTTGTAGCAATCTTGTGCATCCTCTACAGTGCTGCCAGTAATGGTCATCCTGACTTTGGCAGTGTTAAAGTAAGTGAGGAGATTGTCCCTTCCAAGATGCAGGTATGTACCTAATTTGGCCACtttgttcctatggaatctgctgcaATATAAAAGGGACATTCCATGGACTACGTTGCAATTTTTCAATAGGAAGAAAACATTTGCGATGTGTTTTTTTACACAGATGacttggtttaaaggttggaaGATCAACCGTAAGGAGGGTAATGCTAATGGAGTTACTCTGCTGGAGGCTCTGGATTCTATCTTGCCACCACAGCGACCAACAGAAAAGCCCCTTCGTCTCCCTTTGCAAGATGTCTACAAAATTGGTGGTAAGTGTCTGAGTTTGGAATATTGTCAAATGAAGGATGAAAGTAAAATTTATTCATTAAAATCCAGTTTTTTGATAGAGAAATGAATGGTGGATTTTTCCTtgtacaaaaaaaatgaaatcccTCAAGGAGGTGGCCAGAAAGCTAGAAATGACCATCGGACATTAAAGGCTTGGATGCCCTTATTAAAAATGGGAGGGTGCCCAGTCACTCTTTTATATATACGGTATACTATTTTAAGCCTGGGCGAATTAGTTTGTTTCACATAAACATTGCATTCTCTAATTGTAGAACTATGAGATTCACCAAAACGGCAACTCAAATCAATTAAAGTTGATTAAGTATAAAAGTAGCTTATCTTTTATAAAAGGCAGTCAGCAAACCTGTAATTGTGACAATAATTAGTCTTGTGGCTGCCCGATGGGTCAAAGTAAGTAAGATGTATACCACAT from Heptranchias perlo isolate sHepPer1 chromosome 5, sHepPer1.hap1, whole genome shotgun sequence encodes the following:
- the LOC137321664 gene encoding elongation factor 1-alpha 1, whose product is MGKEKIHINIVVIGHVDSGKSTTTGHLIYKCGGIDKRTIEKFEKEAAEMGKGSFKYAWVLDKLKAERERGITIDISLWKFETSKYYITIIDAPGHRDFIKNMITGTSQADCAVLIVAAGVGEFEAGISKNGQTREHALLAYTLGVKQLIVGVNKMDSTEPPYSQKRYEEIVKEVSTYIKKIGYNPDTVGFVPISGWHGDNMLEASANMTWFKGWKINRKEGNANGVTLLEALDSILPPQRPTEKPLRLPLQDVYKIGGIGTVPVGRIETGVLKPGMVVTFAPVNVTTEVKSVEMHHEALTEAMPGDNVGFNVKNVSVKDVRRGNVAGDSKNDPPMEAANFTSQVIILNHPGQIASGYAPVLDCHTAHIACKFAELKEKIDRRSGKKLEDNPKFLKSGDAAIVEMIPGKPMCVESFSEYPPLGRFAVRDMRQTVAVGVIKAVERKATGAGKVTKSAQKAQKSR